Proteins encoded by one window of Cystobacter ferrugineus:
- a CDS encoding phenylacetate--CoA ligase family protein: MDTSRLATVISRHASELRQAERMQPETLKDYRSAALRAVATRAQEASPFYREKLERAGIRPGSIRGLEDLPRLPFLTKEELHGHPWRLLTCERRDVMIIQVSTGTSGGEEIYSAQSRLDLQYHLSAHYPSLLPVTTGDVCLNALPYEMSTAGLAMHREFTENCQATVIAAGKGGAYSTPAKTLKVFRDLRPSIVITSPSWAIALAEEAARQGLSLPSMAPRRMWLTGEGCSPAFRRRVEALWGCAAFFLYGSLEGGMMGVECEARQGYHLTQGHTLLEVVAPDTGEPLPPGSVGELVVTALLRHDSPLLRFRTGDLGVFEEGTCTCGATASRFRVRGRTFEQLQYRGQSVSPIFLEEFLMRMPEVGNWFHFVVPASDTARIKVRCEPATGVRPSRELGSTLASRMEFFTRLPLEIEFVEHLPRTSAKALRVVRE, encoded by the coding sequence ATGGACACATCGAGACTCGCCACGGTCATCTCCCGCCATGCCTCGGAGTTGAGACAAGCAGAGCGGATGCAACCCGAGACATTGAAAGACTATCGGTCCGCGGCCCTGCGTGCCGTGGCCACCCGGGCCCAGGAGGCCTCGCCCTTCTACCGGGAGAAGCTGGAGCGGGCGGGCATCCGCCCTGGAAGTATCCGTGGCCTGGAGGATCTCCCGCGCCTGCCCTTCCTGACCAAGGAGGAACTGCACGGGCACCCCTGGCGTCTGCTCACCTGCGAGCGCCGGGACGTCATGATCATCCAGGTCTCCACGGGCACGAGTGGCGGCGAGGAGATCTACAGCGCCCAGAGCCGGTTGGATCTGCAATACCACCTGTCCGCCCACTATCCCTCGCTGCTCCCGGTCACCACGGGAGACGTGTGTCTCAATGCGTTGCCCTATGAAATGAGCACCGCGGGGTTGGCCATGCACCGGGAGTTCACCGAGAACTGCCAGGCCACGGTAATCGCCGCCGGAAAGGGCGGCGCGTACTCCACGCCCGCGAAGACCCTCAAGGTCTTCCGGGACCTTCGTCCCAGCATCGTCATCACCAGTCCGTCGTGGGCCATCGCCCTGGCGGAGGAAGCGGCCAGACAAGGCCTCTCCCTGCCGTCGATGGCCCCCCGGAGGATGTGGCTCACCGGCGAGGGTTGCTCTCCCGCCTTCCGGCGGCGCGTGGAGGCGCTCTGGGGCTGCGCTGCCTTCTTCCTCTATGGCTCACTGGAGGGCGGAATGATGGGCGTGGAGTGCGAGGCCCGCCAGGGCTACCACCTGACCCAGGGCCACACCCTGCTCGAGGTGGTGGCCCCCGACACCGGGGAGCCCCTGCCCCCGGGCTCGGTGGGAGAGCTCGTCGTGACGGCGCTGCTGCGCCACGACAGTCCCCTGCTGCGCTTTCGTACCGGGGACCTGGGAGTGTTCGAGGAGGGCACGTGCACCTGCGGCGCCACGGCGAGCCGCTTCCGCGTGCGCGGCCGGACCTTCGAGCAACTCCAGTACCGGGGCCAGAGCGTGTCGCCCATCTTCCTGGAGGAATTCCTCATGCGCATGCCCGAGGTGGGCAACTGGTTCCACTTCGTCGTGCCCGCCTCGGACACCGCCCGCATCAAGGTCCGGTGCGAGCCCGCCACCGGGGTGCGGCCCTCCCGGGAGCTGGGCAGCACGCTGGCCAGCAGGATGGAGTTCTTCACGCGCCTGCCCCTGGAGATCGAGTTCGTCGA
- a CDS encoding Kelch repeat-containing protein, with protein MRLVARAGCGIVLSLALTTGCIDGNFLGVVPPAAPGGGSGSETPPAHQTWRSTAPLNTARTGHAAALLPSGQVIVAGGYNPNAPDLSRSLSSSELYDPATGTWTSTGSMNEPRVTHAAVLLPTGKLLSMGHGPFSNTADLYDATTGVWTPTGSMHFQRQNVQAVLLPSSQVLVVGGVANNPNGPGFAELYDPATGIWSRARDTSRLLMQPALTLLPSGKVLLSGGGYSGDYADAEVYDPSTDTWTPTGSMLTPRAGHTATLLPSGQVLVVGGGSAQAELYDPASGVWTSAGSLAHSRSSHTATLLPSGQVLVVGGGSAQAELYDPASGVWTSAGSLAHSRSSHTATLLPSGEVLVAGGYEGNNESLDTVEIYTP; from the coding sequence ATGAGGCTCGTCGCTCGCGCTGGATGCGGCATTGTTCTGTCGTTGGCCCTCACCACGGGATGCATCGATGGAAATTTCCTGGGAGTCGTGCCACCGGCCGCCCCTGGCGGGGGGAGCGGCTCCGAGACGCCCCCGGCCCATCAGACCTGGCGCTCCACGGCCCCCCTGAACACGGCCCGCACCGGCCACGCGGCGGCCCTGCTTCCCTCCGGGCAGGTGATTGTAGCCGGTGGCTACAATCCCAACGCTCCGGACCTGTCAAGGAGCCTGAGTTCGTCCGAACTCTATGATCCAGCCACGGGCACCTGGACATCCACCGGTTCCATGAATGAGCCACGCGTCACCCACGCCGCCGTGTTGCTTCCCACGGGCAAGCTCCTGAGCATGGGGCATGGTCCGTTCTCGAACACGGCGGATCTCTATGACGCGACCACCGGCGTCTGGACGCCCACCGGCTCCATGCACTTCCAGAGACAAAACGTCCAGGCGGTGCTCTTGCCCTCGAGCCAGGTGCTCGTGGTGGGGGGTGTTGCCAACAACCCCAACGGTCCTGGCTTCGCGGAGCTGTACGATCCGGCGACGGGCATCTGGAGCCGCGCCCGGGATACCTCCCGGCTCCTCATGCAGCCGGCCCTGACGCTGCTGCCCTCGGGAAAGGTCCTCCTCTCGGGCGGCGGCTACTCGGGCGACTACGCCGACGCGGAGGTGTACGACCCGAGCACCGACACCTGGACGCCGACCGGCTCCATGTTGACGCCTCGCGCTGGCCATACGGCCACGTTGCTGCCCTCCGGCCAGGTGCTCGTCGTGGGCGGAGGCAGCGCCCAGGCGGAGCTGTATGACCCGGCCAGCGGGGTCTGGACGAGCGCGGGTTCCCTGGCGCACTCGCGCTCCTCCCATACGGCCACGCTGTTGCCGTCGGGCCAGGTGCTCGTCGTGGGCGGAGGCAGCGCCCAGGCGGAGCTGTATGACCCGGCCAGCGGGGTCTGGACGAGCGCGGGTTCCCTGGCGCACTCGCGCTCCTCCCATACGGCCACGCTGTTGCCGTCGGGTGAGGTGCTCGTCGCGGGAGGGTACGAGGGCAATAATGAGTCACTCGACACGGTGGAGATCTACACTCCCTGA
- a CDS encoding alkene reductase produces the protein MPTLFDPIRLGAIEAPNRIMMAPLTRARGTREHVPTPIMADYYAQRASAGLIISEAIGISQQGLGWPYATGLWSDEQVAGWRKATDAVHAAGGRIVAQLWHMGRIVHPSYLGGEQPVSASATTAPGRAHTYEGKQPYAQARPLRLDEIPGLLEDYRRAASNAMKAGFDGVQLHAANGYLIDQFLRDNSNLRDDAYGGPIENRIRLLSEVTRVLVDTVGADRTGVRLSPNGDSQGVNDSNPEPLFVAAAQALSSLGIAYLELREPPLDGTFGKGERPPLAPAIRRGFKGVLILNSDYDLTRAQGELDAGVADAITFGRPFISNPDLPHRLAKKLPLAKDNMATWYSQGTEGYVDYPRAS, from the coding sequence ATGCCGACTCTCTTCGATCCGATCCGACTTGGCGCCATCGAGGCGCCCAACCGCATCATGATGGCGCCCCTGACGCGGGCCCGGGGCACGCGCGAGCACGTGCCCACGCCCATCATGGCGGACTACTACGCGCAGCGCGCCAGCGCGGGGTTGATCATCTCCGAGGCCATTGGAATCTCCCAGCAGGGCCTGGGCTGGCCCTATGCCACGGGGCTGTGGTCCGACGAGCAGGTCGCGGGCTGGCGCAAGGCCACCGATGCGGTCCACGCCGCCGGGGGCCGGATCGTGGCGCAGCTCTGGCACATGGGCCGGATCGTCCATCCGAGCTACCTCGGGGGTGAACAGCCGGTCTCGGCCTCCGCGACCACGGCGCCCGGCCGCGCGCACACCTACGAGGGCAAGCAGCCCTATGCGCAAGCGCGGCCCCTGCGCCTGGACGAGATTCCGGGCCTGCTCGAGGACTACCGGCGCGCCGCGAGCAACGCGATGAAAGCGGGCTTCGACGGGGTGCAGCTGCACGCCGCCAATGGCTACCTCATCGACCAGTTCCTGCGCGACAACTCCAACCTCCGCGACGATGCCTATGGCGGCCCCATCGAGAACCGCATCCGCCTGCTGAGCGAGGTGACGCGGGTGCTCGTCGACACGGTGGGCGCGGACCGCACGGGCGTGCGCCTGTCTCCGAATGGTGACAGCCAGGGCGTCAATGACAGCAATCCCGAGCCCTTGTTCGTCGCCGCCGCCCAGGCGCTGTCGTCCCTGGGCATCGCCTACCTGGAACTGCGCGAGCCGCCGCTCGATGGCACCTTTGGCAAGGGGGAGCGGCCGCCCCTCGCGCCGGCGATCCGCCGTGGCTTCAAGGGCGTCTTGATCCTGAACTCGGATTACGACCTGACGCGGGCCCAAGGGGAACTGGACGCGGGCGTCGCCGACGCCATCACGTTTGGCCGTCCGTTCATCTCCAACCCGGACCTGCCGCACCGTCTGGCCAAGAAGCTGCCGCTCGCCAAGGACAACATGGCGACCTGGTACTCCCAGGGGACGGAAGGCTACGTCGACTATCCCCGCGCCTCCTGA
- a CDS encoding FAD-dependent monooxygenase — MTNSTTPRRRVLVVGLGISGIATAIRLHKLGWEPVLIERAPERRKGGYFIGLFGTGQASARRLGVLDTLVDRNSPLMTTYEIDRANHRSKGMSFVDAPGTPLPLLRGDVENALFSALPKDVEVRFATVPTRIEQGPWGADVTLTHKKSGTSTTERFDLVVGADGMRSTVRQLVFGPHENFLHPLNYMIAACILRNPVQGYATHEGLVLAEAGRSAWVFPFANHNPTVLFSYRVEDVAAQFHGRPIESLRKAYGPEKTGSVLSHLLDEFETADEYLFDSTNHVRMPSWHKGRVVLIGDSAWCLTLYSGMGVSTGLAGGELLGDMLEKHPNDMERALTRWEEKLRPFVEGMQRDSLKARQLFTPANEAQRVVRAMGIRLMSNRLTGPIAKKVMRDKDFKAKMIDIVAQ; from the coding sequence ATGACGAACTCAACGACACCTCGTCGCCGCGTTCTGGTGGTTGGACTCGGCATCAGCGGCATCGCCACGGCCATCCGGCTTCACAAGCTCGGCTGGGAGCCCGTGCTCATCGAACGGGCACCCGAACGCCGCAAGGGCGGCTACTTCATCGGCCTGTTCGGTACCGGCCAGGCATCCGCCAGACGGCTCGGGGTGTTGGACACCCTGGTCGATCGCAACTCCCCGCTGATGACGACCTACGAGATTGACCGGGCCAATCATCGGTCCAAGGGCATGTCCTTCGTGGACGCACCCGGCACGCCGCTCCCGCTGCTGCGCGGCGACGTGGAAAACGCCTTGTTCTCCGCGTTGCCGAAGGACGTGGAGGTCCGCTTCGCGACGGTTCCCACCCGGATCGAGCAGGGCCCGTGGGGGGCCGACGTCACGCTGACCCACAAGAAGAGCGGCACGAGCACGACCGAGCGCTTCGACCTCGTGGTGGGCGCTGATGGCATGCGCTCGACCGTCCGTCAGCTCGTCTTTGGTCCGCATGAGAACTTCCTGCACCCGCTGAACTACATGATCGCCGCCTGCATCCTGCGCAACCCCGTGCAGGGCTACGCCACACACGAAGGACTGGTCCTGGCCGAGGCGGGAAGATCGGCGTGGGTGTTTCCCTTCGCGAATCACAACCCCACCGTGCTCTTCTCCTACCGCGTCGAGGACGTGGCCGCGCAGTTCCACGGCCGCCCCATCGAGTCGCTGCGCAAGGCGTACGGACCGGAAAAGACGGGGTCGGTGCTGAGCCATCTGCTCGATGAGTTCGAGACCGCGGACGAATATCTGTTCGACTCGACCAACCATGTCCGCATGCCGAGCTGGCACAAGGGGCGGGTCGTGCTGATCGGCGATTCCGCGTGGTGTTTGACCCTGTATTCAGGGATGGGCGTGTCGACCGGTCTGGCCGGGGGTGAACTCCTGGGTGACATGCTGGAGAAGCATCCAAACGACATGGAACGCGCGCTGACCCGGTGGGAGGAGAAGCTGCGCCCGTTCGTCGAGGGCATGCAGCGCGACTCGCTGAAAGCAAGACAGCTCTTCACTCCGGCCAACGAGGCGCAGCGAGTCGTTCGCGCGATGGGTATCCGCCTCATGAGCAATCGCCTGACGGGCCCGATCGCCAAGAAAGTGATGCGCGACAAAGACTTCAAAGCGAAGATGATCGACATCGTCGCGCAGTAG
- a CDS encoding membrane dipeptidase has translation MMKMLRFALMGWVLCSVSPALAAPYWGSFQSDACTGLGQRQKSSVLWGIPSGASWESTCANTGATIDGRWYARPNRCVRTSTNMWGQFDVPDSSCNPGWSTFKQDRCTDSGRRQYSAQLMNIPPNTSWESACQASGATVAGYTFLRPTRCVNKGTSGMWGEFEVNDTACNPVTECNSSLPAGTFSKPGNTGSVSCEAFCANRDANWGQRGTCVKGLVTSGPHAGSCLACTDVASEQGDTGVSCTCKAPAKGFADLHAHPFANLAFGGQAFFGKAYGPLSTSLPWCDSVHGPGGTRDSLGSIMATLGYGTGGAGHLVGGYPQYDGWPRWNSYTHQSMYEDWLYRSVQGGLRLMVMLAVNNQDLFGFPIYATKAPGRTGEDMEAVDLQIAEAYAMQSYLDNKAGGAGRGWFRIVKSPAEARTVIAQGKLAVVLGAEVDYLFDCRRNGSCTSAYVEERLDHYQAMGLRHLFPVHFKQNAFAGSALTSITTEGDSRDCKQEGYVYKRDVAREPICGAQGLTALGRTLVQGMMRRKMLIDIDHMSKLAFDDTLGMVEPYGYPVVSGHTTLFETARGNKRHEGSLKPEQLQRIRRVGGMVSLILDQGNREEVPTWRGAGQPVVEHQCGSTSQSWAQAYLYLTKELSGVPVGFGSDFNGFAGMPSPRFGGEACHGGSSAAQVARTSYPLSIAVENSVTKLERSVVGNKVFDINEDGVAHAGMIPDFIADLRRQGLRSQDLDPLMNSAEGYIQVWERAEAIGATVP, from the coding sequence ATGATGAAGATGCTTCGCTTTGCCTTGATGGGGTGGGTGCTGTGTTCCGTCTCACCAGCACTCGCCGCTCCTTATTGGGGATCCTTCCAGTCGGACGCCTGCACGGGCCTCGGCCAGCGTCAGAAGTCCTCCGTCCTCTGGGGCATTCCCTCGGGGGCCTCGTGGGAGTCCACCTGCGCGAACACGGGCGCCACCATTGATGGGCGCTGGTACGCACGGCCGAACCGCTGCGTGAGGACCAGCACCAACATGTGGGGCCAGTTCGACGTGCCCGACAGCTCGTGCAATCCCGGTTGGAGCACCTTCAAACAGGATCGGTGCACGGACTCGGGCCGGCGCCAGTACTCGGCGCAGTTGATGAACATCCCGCCCAACACCTCCTGGGAGAGCGCGTGCCAGGCCTCCGGCGCCACCGTGGCCGGCTACACCTTCCTGCGTCCTACCCGCTGCGTGAACAAGGGCACCTCCGGCATGTGGGGCGAGTTCGAGGTGAATGACACCGCCTGCAACCCGGTGACGGAGTGCAACTCCTCCCTCCCGGCTGGCACCTTCTCCAAGCCCGGGAACACCGGCTCGGTGAGCTGTGAAGCCTTCTGCGCCAACCGTGACGCCAACTGGGGCCAGCGCGGCACGTGTGTGAAGGGGCTGGTCACCAGTGGCCCTCATGCGGGCTCCTGCCTGGCCTGCACCGACGTCGCCTCCGAGCAGGGCGACACCGGCGTCTCCTGCACCTGCAAGGCGCCCGCGAAGGGCTTCGCGGATCTCCATGCGCACCCGTTCGCCAACCTCGCTTTCGGCGGCCAGGCCTTCTTCGGCAAGGCCTACGGTCCCCTCAGCACCTCCCTGCCGTGGTGCGACAGTGTCCACGGGCCGGGGGGCACCCGGGACTCCTTGGGCAGCATCATGGCGACCCTCGGCTATGGCACTGGCGGCGCGGGCCATCTGGTGGGCGGCTACCCGCAGTACGACGGCTGGCCCCGCTGGAACAGCTACACGCACCAGTCCATGTACGAGGATTGGCTCTACCGCTCCGTGCAGGGCGGCCTGCGGCTGATGGTGATGCTGGCCGTCAACAACCAGGATCTCTTCGGCTTCCCCATCTACGCCACCAAGGCGCCGGGCCGCACGGGAGAGGACATGGAGGCGGTGGATCTCCAGATCGCCGAGGCCTACGCCATGCAGAGCTACCTCGACAACAAGGCGGGCGGCGCGGGGCGCGGCTGGTTCCGCATCGTGAAGTCTCCCGCGGAGGCCCGCACCGTCATCGCTCAGGGCAAGCTGGCGGTGGTGCTGGGCGCCGAGGTGGACTATCTCTTCGACTGCCGCCGCAACGGCTCGTGCACGAGCGCGTATGTGGAGGAGCGGCTGGACCATTACCAGGCCATGGGCCTGCGCCACCTCTTCCCCGTTCACTTCAAGCAGAACGCCTTTGCTGGCTCGGCGCTCACCAGCATCACGACCGAGGGAGACTCTCGCGACTGCAAGCAGGAGGGCTACGTCTACAAGCGAGACGTCGCCAGGGAGCCCATCTGCGGCGCGCAGGGGCTCACGGCCCTGGGCCGCACGCTGGTGCAGGGGATGATGCGCCGGAAGATGTTGATCGACATCGATCACATGTCGAAGCTGGCCTTCGATGACACGCTGGGGATGGTGGAGCCCTACGGCTACCCGGTGGTGAGCGGCCACACCACGCTGTTCGAGACGGCCCGCGGCAACAAGCGCCACGAGGGCAGCCTCAAGCCGGAGCAGCTCCAGCGCATCCGCCGCGTGGGAGGCATGGTGTCGCTCATCCTGGATCAGGGCAATCGCGAAGAGGTCCCCACCTGGCGCGGAGCGGGCCAGCCGGTGGTGGAGCACCAGTGCGGCAGCACCTCGCAGAGCTGGGCCCAGGCGTACCTCTATCTGACGAAGGAGCTGAGCGGGGTTCCCGTGGGCTTCGGCTCGGACTTCAACGGCTTCGCTGGCATGCCGAGCCCCCGCTTTGGCGGTGAGGCGTGCCACGGCGGCAGCTCCGCCGCGCAGGTGGCGCGCACGAGCTACCCGCTGAGCATCGCCGTGGAGAACAGCGTCACGAAGTTGGAGCGCAGCGTGGTGGGCAACAAGGTGTTCGACATCAACGAGGATGGCGTGGCCCACGCGGGCATGATCCCGGACTTCATCGCGGATCTCCGCCGCCAGGGCCTGCGCAGCCAGGATCTGGATCCGCTGATGAACTCCGCCGAGGGCTACATCCAGGTCTGGGAGCGCGCCGAGGCCATTGGAGCCACCGTGCCGTAA
- a CDS encoding transposase — translation MVLLLLISAYARGMTSSREIERRCETDIAFRYLTGGERPDHDMAPPAMERGPRTKAGGTGAP, via the coding sequence GTGGTCCTTCTGCTGCTCATATCCGCCTACGCGCGTGGCATGACGAGCAGCCGGGAGATTGAGCGGCGGTGCGAGACGGACATCGCCTTCCGCTACCTGACGGGAGGCGAGAGACCCGACCACGACATGGCTCCTCCCGCGATGGAAAGGGGGCCCCGGACCAAGGCAGGCGGCACGGGCGCCCCCTGA
- a CDS encoding MBL fold metallo-hydrolase: MFFQAIQTPGLAHVSYVLGDNGEALVVDPRRDLDVYLEVLHSQGLRLRYVLMTHRQEDFVLGVTALSLLTGARIVAGKHPITGYADLQMGERERLQLGRLFLLALHTPGHTPESFSWAIFLDSHPKHAWGVFSGDALLAGESGRTDLPDPERTYENAALLYDSLHREILPLGDQALVFPAHGAGSVCGGHIDDRALTTLGIERHRNPVFVLGRDDFIAHKLHERLPRPPYFSRMEELNLRGGSPLDRDPRTVPPLPPRTFRESSRNGLVIDTREPEAFAGGHLPGSLSIGMKALPTFGGWVAAPDTSVFLVMSEGVEPEQAVLALARIGIDRVEGVLAGGFGAWRNAGLPIERSATLTPSELQEHAERYQLLDVRGLSEFESGHIPGAHHAYVGQLEERLPELELRPEVPVAVTCDAGYRSGLATSLLLRHGFQNVSNLLGGMTAWKKLELPVEEGAPHPKETPAPREYPTGDEVYSE, encoded by the coding sequence ATGTTCTTCCAGGCCATCCAGACACCCGGGCTCGCCCACGTCTCCTACGTGCTCGGCGACAACGGCGAGGCACTCGTGGTGGATCCGCGACGCGACCTCGACGTCTACCTCGAGGTCCTTCACTCCCAGGGCCTGCGCCTGCGCTACGTGCTCATGACGCACCGGCAGGAGGACTTCGTCCTGGGGGTGACCGCACTCTCCCTCCTCACCGGAGCCCGGATCGTCGCGGGCAAGCACCCCATCACCGGCTACGCCGACCTCCAGATGGGCGAGCGCGAGCGGCTCCAGCTCGGCCGCCTCTTCCTGCTCGCCCTCCACACCCCGGGCCACACCCCCGAGAGCTTCAGTTGGGCCATCTTCCTCGACAGCCACCCCAAGCACGCCTGGGGCGTCTTCTCCGGCGACGCGCTCCTCGCCGGGGAGAGCGGTCGCACCGACCTGCCAGACCCCGAGCGCACCTACGAGAACGCCGCGCTCCTGTATGACTCGTTGCACCGCGAAATCCTGCCGCTGGGGGACCAGGCGCTCGTCTTCCCGGCACATGGCGCGGGCTCGGTGTGCGGCGGCCACATCGACGACCGGGCGCTGACCACGCTCGGCATCGAGCGCCACCGCAACCCCGTCTTCGTCCTTGGCCGCGACGACTTCATCGCGCACAAGCTGCACGAGCGCCTTCCCCGGCCGCCCTACTTCTCGCGCATGGAGGAGCTCAACCTGCGGGGTGGCTCCCCACTCGACCGGGATCCGCGCACCGTGCCCCCGCTCCCCCCCCGAACCTTCCGGGAGTCCTCGCGGAACGGGCTCGTCATCGACACACGTGAGCCCGAGGCCTTCGCCGGGGGCCACCTCCCCGGCTCGCTGAGTATCGGGATGAAGGCGCTGCCCACCTTCGGCGGATGGGTGGCCGCCCCCGACACCTCTGTCTTCCTGGTGATGTCCGAGGGCGTGGAACCCGAGCAGGCGGTGCTCGCCCTGGCCCGCATTGGCATCGATCGGGTGGAGGGGGTCCTCGCCGGCGGCTTCGGCGCCTGGCGCAACGCGGGGCTGCCCATCGAGCGCAGCGCCACCCTGACGCCCAGCGAGCTCCAGGAGCACGCCGAGCGCTACCAACTGCTGGACGTGCGAGGACTCTCCGAGTTCGAGTCGGGCCACATCCCGGGCGCGCACCACGCCTACGTGGGCCAGTTGGAGGAACGGCTGCCCGAACTGGAGCTGCGCCCGGAGGTACCGGTGGCGGTGACGTGCGACGCCGGGTACCGGTCGGGACTGGCCACCAGCCTCCTGCTGCGCCACGGCTTCCAGAACGTCTCCAACCTGCTCGGCGGGATGACCGCGTGGAAGAAGCTGGAGCTGCCGGTGGAGGAAGGCGCGCCACACCCGAAAGAGACCCCCGCCCCGAGAGAGTACCCGACCGGTGATGAGGTCTACTCCGAATAG
- a CDS encoding M16 family metallopeptidase yields MSTNHLRTPMACVLLALVLVSSVALARGRGRKAAVGAPSRPTVEKLADGSELVLAPRPQAAWASLHYVVRTGSQKDPEGKEGLAHLLEHVILHGTYDVRGEDFQQAVKAAGGDFNGFTSAHSTTYVLQAPAESFLPLADQLVRIVTSPKLDPRQRQREVEIIRTESQDFGRDPGFHEHLENALFAGSGSRSIRGTQQTLDSISRGDLADFYTRYYTPANTSIVITGGVKREEVLGMLERAVRLPPSLPGESPLTPVTPPVLPIEQSTRAVFSLIAYGYHVAPKDKRACARVAALLELRLTRSLHVEEPLTMGMQVRCMSLRGNTFLMALAFSESLNASTLPERMQLAFERLGGEPPTAAEEKLMDRHVQRAYAQQVDDDLQRGSELAREVAQPRSGPLNPALLLSLPMRLPRGAVQDFARRTFLPERQVVVNFSPFSG; encoded by the coding sequence GTGAGCACGAACCACCTCCGAACCCCCATGGCCTGTGTCCTGCTGGCCCTGGTGCTCGTCTCCTCCGTGGCCCTGGCCCGTGGCCGTGGCCGCAAAGCGGCGGTGGGGGCCCCGTCCCGTCCCACGGTGGAGAAGCTCGCCGATGGGAGCGAGCTGGTGCTCGCGCCGCGGCCCCAGGCGGCCTGGGCCTCGTTGCACTACGTGGTGCGCACCGGCTCGCAGAAGGATCCCGAGGGAAAGGAAGGGCTGGCGCACCTGCTCGAGCACGTCATCCTCCACGGCACCTACGACGTGCGGGGTGAGGACTTCCAGCAAGCGGTGAAGGCCGCTGGCGGTGATTTCAACGGCTTCACCAGTGCCCACTCCACCACCTATGTGCTTCAGGCCCCGGCGGAGTCCTTCCTGCCCCTGGCGGACCAGCTCGTGCGCATCGTCACCAGCCCCAAGCTCGACCCGCGGCAGAGGCAGCGCGAGGTGGAGATCATCCGCACCGAGAGTCAGGACTTCGGCCGGGACCCGGGCTTCCACGAGCACCTCGAGAACGCACTCTTCGCGGGCTCGGGCTCGCGCTCCATCCGCGGCACCCAGCAGACGCTCGACAGCATCTCCCGCGGGGACCTGGCGGACTTCTACACGCGGTACTACACCCCGGCCAACACCAGCATCGTCATCACGGGTGGCGTGAAGCGCGAGGAGGTACTCGGGATGCTCGAGCGGGCAGTGCGGCTGCCCCCCTCCCTGCCCGGAGAGTCCCCCCTCACGCCGGTGACACCGCCCGTGCTGCCCATCGAGCAGAGCACGCGCGCCGTCTTCAGCCTCATCGCGTATGGCTACCATGTGGCTCCGAAGGACAAGAGGGCCTGTGCTCGTGTGGCGGCCCTGCTGGAGCTGCGGCTGACGCGCTCGCTGCACGTCGAGGAGCCGCTGACGATGGGCATGCAGGTGCGGTGCATGTCCCTGCGGGGCAACACCTTCCTGATGGCGCTGGCCTTCAGCGAGTCGCTCAACGCCAGCACGCTGCCGGAGCGGATGCAGCTCGCCTTCGAGCGGCTGGGCGGGGAGCCGCCAACGGCCGCGGAGGAGAAGCTGATGGACCGGCACGTGCAGCGGGCATACGCCCAGCAGGTGGATGATGATCTGCAACGGGGAAGCGAGCTGGCGCGAGAGGTGGCCCAACCCCGCTCGGGCCCCCTCAACCCGGCGCTGCTGCTGTCCCTCCCCATGCGCCTGCCTCGTGGGGCCGTGCAGGACTTCGCGCGCCGCACCTTCCTCCCCGAGCGCCAGGTGGTGGTGAACTTCTCGCCCTTCTCCGGCTGA